The genomic interval ATAAGGTTGGTACGTGGACCAAATCTCAACAAATCccagatatataaaatttgatcaTCAGCTGGAAtcgaatatatatgtatatatgttctGTATTCAGCGACCCAAATCTTTAACCGAATGgccaaacacaaaaaaactaacatcgatcgatcgatcgatcgagttGAATTTAATATATCTGCTTGAGTTTGATTTGCCACAAAGTAGTACTTTGTCCTTATGGAtccttcaaaatatatatatacaaccttatattaattgatattcatgatcatttgctagctagctagctagctagctgtaggGCTGATTAATTAGGTTATTAATTTCAAGGCCTATGACATGAATATTTtcctaactagctagctagcttgtcgACATATTGTCAACACGCATGTAATTAGATGCTAGGGAAAATGCCTAATTGtttgatttaataaataatattatgaaactCTTAATATATGGCTCCATATTatcgtacgtacgtatatttttcttttattttaatatatagttagctAGCTAAGCAAAGACCATAAAAATTCAACTTTCTCCTGATctctgaaagaaacaaaaatgtgTACTAGATATCCCATcatcaaatattacaaattattagTAATaccaaattattaatatatattcggTTTTAATTAGCCGGCAGGCAGCTTGATCATCGATATGCTGGCCGGCCAGTACTAGTATACTACTACCATTCCGGCCCCCATGCGCGCATTTCCTTCACTCATGCAAAACCTTCCCCAAATTAACCACATGCATGCACTACTGATGATGATctcctatataatataatataatataatatatatgtgtgtatatatgtatataaagcTTCATGGATTTCATGCTTTCCATCCTCACAGCTAGCTATCCTTGGAACTATTTAGCAGCGCGCAGAGTACTCAGATCAGCTGGTACGTAGAAATTTATAAGAAGATCATGAGGCAAGCCGGAATATACTCGGGAATACTTGCCGGAGGGAGAACGGGTCCTCACCTGTTGCCGTTGGCGAGGATAAAGAAGATCATGAAGAAATCTGGGGACAACGTGAACATGATATCTGGAGAGGCTCCCATCGTGTTTTCCAAGGCTTGTGAATTGTTCATCGAGGAATTGACACGAAGGTCATGGATGGTAGCCAtgcaaagaaagagaagaacGCTTCACAAAGAGGACGTTGCCTCGGCTGTTATAACCACTGAtatctttgattttcttgtcAATTTGGTCTCTGCAGATTCTACTAATCCTACCCCCTTCGCCTCGG from Juglans regia cultivar Chandler chromosome 2, Walnut 2.0, whole genome shotgun sequence carries:
- the LOC109014507 gene encoding nuclear transcription factor Y subunit C-1-like — its product is MRQAGIYSGILAGGRTGPHLLPLARIKKIMKKSGDNVNMISGEAPIVFSKACELFIEELTRRSWMVAMQRKRRTLHKEDVASAVITTDIFDFLVNLVSADSTNPTPFASVAMETVLESS